DNA sequence from the bacterium genome:
GCCGTCGCCGCGAATAGGCCCGCAACGGCACAGATTACTACGGTCCATTTGTACATTCGAATTCCTCCTTGGGATTAGAGAAATGTTAAAAGTGCTAACCGCTTAAGCTATGTTAGCATATATTCGTTTCGGGGGCACCTAAAAAATGCTACGCCTCGGCGAAGGAAAGGTCGCTCGGGCCGGCCGGTCAATTCGTTGTTTGCGCTCTTTTTTGATTGCCGCGGCGCCCTGAGGCGTTTATAATCGAGCCGTGGCCAAAGGACTATTCGAAAAGGACGACTTCGCCCGGGCGCCGCTCGCGGTTCGTATGAGGCCGCGGACGCTCGACGAGTTCGTGGGCCAAGAGGAGGTTCTGGGCCCGGGGACATTCCTGCGCCGCGCGATAGAGGAGGACCGCCTCCAGTCGCTCGTCCTCTACGGCCCGCCGGGGACCGGCAAGACCACGCTGGCCCACATCATCTCGAACGTGACCGGCGCCGCGTTCGAGGCGCTCAACGCCGTGACCGACGGCCTGCCCGAGCTCCGCGCCGTCGTCGAGCGGGCCCGCCAGCGCCGCGCGCTCGAGGGCCGGCGCACCCTCCTCTTCATCGACGAGCTCCACCGCTTCAACAAGACGCAGCAGGACGGCCTCTTGCCCCACGTCGAGGCCGGCCTCTTCGTCATGGTGGGCGCGACGGTTCACAATCCCTACTTCGCGCTCACGCCGCCGCTGCGCTCGCGCAGCCGCGTCGTCCGCTTCGACGCCCTGAGCGACGACGACCTCAACGTCGTCGCCGACCGCGCCCTCGCCGACGACGAGCGGGGGCTAGGCGAACTTAAGCTGGAGCTGGCCGACGACGCCCGGCGCCATATCCGACGCGCCGCGGAGGGCGACGCCCGCCGGGTCCTAAACGCGCTCGAGGCGTCGGCGCTGCTGATGGGCGAGGGGGGCGAGATAACGCTCGACGTCGCGACGGAGGCGACGGGAGGCCGCGACTACCTCTACGACCGCGACGAGACCGGCCACTACGAGACCATCTCCGCGTTCATCAAGTCCATGCGCGGCTCCGACCCGGACGCCGCCCTCTACTGGCTGGCGCGGATGCTCGCCGGCGGCGAGGACCCGCGTTTCGTCGCGCGGCGGATGGTCATCTTCGCCTCCGAGGACGTGGGCCTGGCGGACGCCAAGGCCGCGCTGCTGGCGCAGGCCGCGTTCCGCGCCGCCGAGACCATAGGCGACGCCGAGATGCCTTTGATACTAGGCCACGTCACTATCTACCTCGCCACCGCGCCCAAGTCCAACACGGCGACGAGGGCTATAGGGAAGGCTATGAAAGAAGTGGAGGAGGGGCCGCGGCGCGAGGTCCCGCTGCCGCTGCGCAACGTCCCGCGGGCCGGCGACCCGGACCACGAGGACTATAAATATCCCCATAGCTTCCCGGGCGGCTGGGTGGAGCAGGAGTATATGCCCGAGCCGGTTCGGTTTTACGGAGCCGGCGAGCGCGGCGACGAGGCGCGGATTAAAAAATATCTGGCGTGGATTGCCGAAATGAGGAAGAAGTCGCGTAAGTAGTTTTGACTGGAAAGGCCGGTGCGGGTATAATATCGGCGGCGGTATTAGTTACGGAGGTACAAGATGCTTAGAAGATATAACGCGGTA
Encoded proteins:
- a CDS encoding replication-associated recombination protein A — encoded protein: MAKGLFEKDDFARAPLAVRMRPRTLDEFVGQEEVLGPGTFLRRAIEEDRLQSLVLYGPPGTGKTTLAHIISNVTGAAFEALNAVTDGLPELRAVVERARQRRALEGRRTLLFIDELHRFNKTQQDGLLPHVEAGLFVMVGATVHNPYFALTPPLRSRSRVVRFDALSDDDLNVVADRALADDERGLGELKLELADDARRHIRRAAEGDARRVLNALEASALLMGEGGEITLDVATEATGGRDYLYDRDETGHYETISAFIKSMRGSDPDAALYWLARMLAGGEDPRFVARRMVIFASEDVGLADAKAALLAQAAFRAAETIGDAEMPLILGHVTIYLATAPKSNTATRAIGKAMKEVEEGPRREVPLPLRNVPRAGDPDHEDYKYPHSFPGGWVEQEYMPEPVRFYGAGERGDEARIKKYLAWIAEMRKKSRK